One region of Cryptosporangium phraense genomic DNA includes:
- a CDS encoding ROK family transcriptional regulator, producing the protein MQTASTTTVLRVMNERAVFAEVFRLGQASRPELASVTGLSKPTVAVALANLEDAGLLRQVGRRAGPAGRSALLYEVRPEAGHVLAVDIGREFVRTALTDLVGEVVARREEPSRGSRDEDLVAQLTRLADDLADAAGISRGDITLAVFGTPGVHDEADGSLHLAPNLPGWERRNSVARLGGITGATYLVENDASLAAIGEASYGLGRGVPHFVYVLIGTGTGMGVVIDGKLYRGFRGAAGEIGYLPIGDGDPLLDEPGTHRRGMFESVASAPAVVSSGQRLGVLDIVTAKNVLDAARAGDEAAVRTLDREVDYLSRALAGVTAVLDPELVVLGGGFGAHAGDLLTGPLLERLGRLVALDPPRIEVSTLGAEAVLLGAVAVGLTAAHDLVLDRAAPAGIAGLSKS; encoded by the coding sequence GTGCAAACCGCCAGTACGACGACGGTCCTCCGGGTGATGAACGAGCGGGCCGTCTTCGCCGAGGTCTTCCGGCTCGGGCAGGCGTCGCGTCCGGAGCTGGCCAGCGTCACCGGACTGTCGAAGCCGACCGTGGCCGTCGCACTGGCCAATCTGGAGGACGCGGGGCTGCTGCGTCAGGTCGGGCGCCGGGCCGGGCCGGCCGGGCGCTCGGCGCTGCTCTACGAGGTGCGGCCCGAGGCCGGGCACGTGCTCGCGGTCGACATCGGGCGCGAGTTCGTCCGCACCGCGCTGACCGACCTCGTCGGCGAGGTCGTTGCCCGCCGGGAGGAGCCGTCCCGCGGGTCCCGCGACGAGGACCTCGTCGCGCAGCTCACCCGCCTGGCCGACGACCTGGCCGACGCGGCCGGCATCTCCCGCGGCGACATCACGCTGGCCGTGTTCGGCACCCCGGGCGTGCACGACGAGGCCGACGGCTCGCTGCACCTGGCGCCGAACCTGCCGGGCTGGGAGCGGCGGAACAGCGTCGCACGGCTCGGCGGCATCACCGGGGCGACGTACCTGGTCGAGAACGACGCGTCGCTGGCCGCGATCGGTGAGGCCAGCTACGGCCTGGGCCGGGGCGTACCGCACTTCGTCTACGTGCTGATCGGCACCGGCACCGGGATGGGCGTCGTCATCGACGGCAAGCTCTACCGCGGCTTCCGCGGCGCGGCCGGCGAGATCGGCTACCTGCCGATCGGCGACGGCGACCCGCTGCTGGACGAGCCCGGCACCCATCGGCGGGGGATGTTCGAGTCGGTCGCGTCGGCGCCGGCGGTAGTTTCCAGTGGGCAACGGCTGGGTGTTCTCGACATCGTCACCGCGAAGAACGTCCTCGACGCGGCCCGAGCCGGTGACGAGGCCGCGGTGCGGACGCTGGACCGCGAGGTCGACTACCTGAGCCGCGCGCTGGCCGGCGTGACCGCGGTGCTGGACCCGGAGCTCGTCGTGCTCGGCGGCGGCTTCGGGGCCCACGCCGGCGACCTGCTGACCGGCCCGCTGCTCGAGCGGCTGGGGCGTCTGGTCGCCCTCGACCCGCCCCGAATCGAGGTCTCGACGCTCGGCGCCGAGGCGGTGCTGCTCGGCGCGGTCGCGGTCGGGCTCACCGCCGCGCACGATCTCGTGCTCGACCGCGCCGCCCCGGCGGGTATCGCCGGCCTATCGAAAAGCTGA
- a CDS encoding ATP-binding protein gives MSFDHALLARQTEILEQIAAGVPLSGVLTGIASTFEELVPGCSCSVLLLDGGTLRHGAAPSLPRAYSSAIDGLPIGESAGSCGAAAFTGRPVVAVDVRLDPRWERYRTLADRFGLRSCWSTPISGRDGVTGTFAVYHRRPHEPTDRETRLVERLTHLASVAIDHDGLLGALTESEERFRRAFEDNAVGMALATLDGRITRVNRAMRALLGVDLIGACLDDVFTRTASGSRPDAYEATAEAADGRRLDLAVAVSPIQDHALSVNVLDITGRRAAERERRRRVEAELAQHAAEAANRAKTDFVSALGHELRTPLQAITGFTELLGTLDLDRDRRSAALGHITAAAGHILAMVDDVLDVARIEANVLPLTVTAVPLGPVVTEVLAMLDPLATAERVGLSLTAGPPVELAADQRRLRQVLLNLVGNAIRYNRADGTVAIAWTASGEQAEITIRDTGPGIGAEYLDRLFVPFDRLGADSEEGVGLGLPLARGLTEAMGGTLGVHSELGRGTTVTVTLPAGPGR, from the coding sequence GTGAGTTTCGACCACGCGCTGCTGGCCCGTCAGACCGAGATCCTGGAGCAGATCGCCGCGGGCGTCCCGCTCTCCGGCGTCCTCACCGGGATCGCGTCCACGTTCGAGGAGCTGGTCCCCGGCTGCAGCTGCTCGGTGCTGCTCCTGGACGGCGGCACGCTGCGTCACGGGGCCGCTCCGTCGCTGCCGCGGGCGTACTCGTCGGCGATCGACGGCCTCCCGATCGGCGAGTCCGCCGGCTCGTGCGGCGCCGCCGCCTTCACCGGCCGGCCGGTCGTCGCGGTCGACGTCCGGCTCGACCCCCGCTGGGAGCGCTACCGCACGCTGGCCGACCGGTTCGGCCTGCGGTCGTGCTGGTCGACGCCGATCAGCGGACGCGACGGGGTGACCGGCACGTTCGCGGTCTACCACCGTCGTCCGCACGAGCCGACGGACCGGGAGACCCGGCTGGTGGAGCGGCTGACGCACCTGGCGTCGGTCGCGATCGACCACGACGGGCTGCTCGGCGCGCTCACCGAGAGCGAGGAGCGGTTCCGGCGCGCGTTCGAGGACAACGCGGTCGGCATGGCGCTGGCGACGCTGGACGGTCGCATCACCCGCGTCAACCGGGCGATGCGCGCGCTGCTCGGCGTCGACCTGATCGGTGCCTGCCTCGACGACGTCTTCACGCGCACCGCGTCCGGATCGCGTCCGGACGCGTACGAGGCGACGGCGGAGGCCGCCGACGGACGGAGGCTGGACCTGGCGGTCGCGGTCTCGCCGATCCAGGACCACGCGCTGTCGGTGAACGTCCTCGACATCACCGGCCGGCGCGCGGCCGAGCGGGAACGCCGGCGGCGGGTGGAGGCCGAGCTGGCCCAGCACGCCGCCGAGGCGGCCAACCGGGCGAAGACCGACTTCGTGTCGGCGCTCGGCCACGAGCTGCGCACTCCGCTGCAGGCGATCACCGGCTTCACCGAGCTGCTCGGCACGCTCGACCTGGACCGCGACCGCCGGTCGGCGGCGCTCGGCCACATCACCGCGGCCGCCGGGCACATCCTGGCGATGGTCGACGACGTCCTCGACGTGGCCCGGATCGAGGCGAACGTGCTGCCGCTCACCGTGACCGCGGTGCCGCTCGGGCCGGTCGTGACCGAGGTGCTGGCGATGCTGGACCCGCTCGCGACGGCCGAGCGGGTCGGCCTGAGCCTGACCGCCGGTCCGCCGGTGGAGCTGGCGGCCGACCAGCGGCGGCTCCGGCAGGTGCTGCTCAACCTGGTCGGCAACGCGATCCGGTACAACCGCGCGGACGGCACGGTCGCCATCGCCTGGACGGCGAGCGGCGAGCAGGCGGAGATCACGATCCGCGACACCGGGCCGGGCATCGGGGCCGAGTACCTCGACCGGCTGTTCGTCCCGTTCGACCGGCTCGGCGCCGACTCCGAGGAGGGCGTGGGACTCGGGCTGCCGCTGGCCCGTGGGCTCACCGAGGCGATGGGCGGCACCCTGGGCGTCCATAGTGAACTAGGCCGGGGCACGACCGTGACCGTCACCCTCCCGGCCGGACCCGGACGCTAG
- a CDS encoding response regulator transcription factor: protein MRMLVVDDDSRVRTVVSWQLESEGYDVHVAADGNTAWQTIVDQRPDLVVLDLSLPGLAGLDLLRRLREGGDPTPVVVLSGRSGEGDRILGLDLGADDYLVKPFSPGELAARVRSVLRRTNGVAQPPAVRSGLRIDLACREVELDGEPVPLTAREFDLLAFLAGHPRHVFTRAQLLEQVWASSTGWQSEATVTEHVHRLRHKLGHRFLVTVRGVGYRLEP from the coding sequence ATGAGGATGCTCGTGGTCGACGACGACAGCCGCGTCCGCACGGTCGTCTCCTGGCAACTCGAGTCCGAGGGCTACGACGTCCACGTGGCCGCGGACGGGAACACGGCCTGGCAGACGATCGTCGACCAGCGGCCCGACCTCGTCGTCCTCGATCTGTCGCTGCCCGGGCTGGCCGGCCTCGACCTGCTCCGTCGGCTCCGCGAGGGCGGCGACCCGACGCCGGTCGTCGTGCTGTCCGGACGCAGCGGCGAGGGCGACCGGATCCTCGGGCTCGACCTCGGCGCCGACGACTACCTGGTGAAGCCGTTCTCCCCGGGCGAACTCGCGGCCCGGGTCCGCTCGGTGCTGCGGCGCACGAACGGGGTCGCCCAGCCGCCCGCGGTCCGCTCCGGGTTGCGCATCGACCTGGCCTGCCGGGAGGTGGAGCTCGACGGCGAGCCGGTGCCGCTCACCGCCCGCGAGTTCGACCTGCTGGCGTTCCTGGCCGGCCACCCCCGGCACGTGTTCACCCGGGCGCAACTGCTCGAGCAGGTGTGGGCCAGCTCGACCGGCTGGCAGAGCGAGGCCACGGTCACCGAGCACGTCCACCGATTACGGCACAAGCTCGGCCACCGTTTCCTGGTGACCGTCCGGGGTGTCGGCTACCGGCTAGAGCCGTGA
- a CDS encoding LLM class flavin-dependent oxidoreductase: protein MSDAPQPATAAWAQRLVAAGFESLWTPQIVGRGYFVPDPFVTLAVAATATERVELGTATLQVPLHHPADLAYRIRSLAQICGARLSLGVSPGSTAADYALFGRDFATRFETLHRTVDRLRLGPPLLLGSWGRNVERAARHFDGWLASGYRRTPVQIVEAHDRYRAAGGRRAVVCAVPTTDLDATGDALRRYAQAGFDDAVVLIEPGGPEPEEVRALFP from the coding sequence TTGTCGGACGCTCCGCAGCCCGCCACCGCAGCCTGGGCGCAGCGGCTGGTGGCCGCCGGATTCGAGAGCCTCTGGACGCCCCAGATCGTCGGGCGGGGCTACTTCGTCCCCGATCCGTTCGTCACGCTCGCGGTCGCGGCCACCGCCACCGAGCGCGTCGAACTGGGCACCGCGACCCTGCAGGTGCCGCTGCACCACCCGGCCGACCTCGCCTACCGCATCCGGTCGCTGGCCCAGATCTGCGGCGCCCGGTTGTCGCTGGGCGTCAGCCCGGGGTCGACCGCAGCCGACTACGCACTGTTCGGCCGGGACTTCGCGACCCGGTTCGAGACCCTGCACCGCACCGTGGACCGGCTGCGCCTCGGGCCCCCGCTGCTGCTCGGCTCCTGGGGCCGGAACGTCGAGCGGGCGGCCCGGCACTTCGACGGCTGGCTCGCGTCCGGCTACCGCCGGACGCCCGTCCAGATCGTCGAGGCCCACGACCGCTACCGCGCGGCCGGCGGACGGCGGGCCGTCGTCTGCGCGGTCCCGACGACCGATCTCGACGCCACCGGCGACGCGCTCCGTCGCTACGCGCAGGCCGGCTTCGACGACGCGGTCGTGCTGATCGAGCCCGGCGGACCGGAACCCGAGGAGGTCAGAGCACTGTTCCCGTGA